GAACCCGGTGCGGAACCTGGTCGAAGACCAGAGTCAGGACCGTTGGCCGACCGGAACGCTCGACACCGAGGGGATGAGTGCGGCGGAGGAGACCCGTGCGTCGTACCAGAAGTACCTCCAGGATTACCTTCGTACCGTAGCTGCGCTGGACGAGAACGTCGGTCGATTGCTCGACCATCTCGACGCTATGGGTCTCGCCGAGGACACGCTCGTCGTCTACACCTCAGATCAGGGACAGCTGCTGGGCGAGCACGACTACACCGACAAGCGCTGGATCTTCGAGGAGTCGATGGGAATGCCGTTTCTCGCGCGCTATCCCGGCGAGATCGAACCGGACACGGTCGCCGAAGACCTCGTCGCGAACGTCGACTTCGCACCCACGTTCCTCGACTACGCAGGCGTCGAGACGCCCACGGGGATGCAGGGCCGGAGCGTCCGGGACACGTTGGAGAACAGGCCAGACCGGGAGCCCCGGGATGCGGTGTACTATCGGTACTGGATGCATCGCGCACACCACGACGTACCGGCCCACTACGGGATCCGAACCGACCGCTTCGTCCTCTCGTACTTCTACGGCCTTCCTCTGGACGCAGCGGGGGCGAAGGACGATCCGAGCGAGCCGGGGTGGGAGCTGTACGACCTGCGGGACGATCCCCACCAACTCCGGAACGTCTACGAAGATCCCGACTACGCGAACGTCCGGGAGGACCTGACCGAGCGCCTGTTCGACCTGAAGGAATCACTCGGCGACACCGACGACGCGTACCCGGAACTACGGCAGCGGCGAAAGGCCGGGGACGAAGACCGATCGGACACTCCGTGACCGTGTACGGATAGTGCCGAATCCGGTGCTACGGCCGAAACCATCCCCAAACCTCACGATGCGTCGCGGAACCGAGTCGCTCGTCGTCCTCCAGTCGGCTCGATCCAGTCGTTCGAGATCAGCGCCGATAGAGTCGTGTCATCCCCAGAAGGACGTCAACTCTGCAGTCCACCGCAACGCGACGTTCTCGTCGCCGGACTCTGGCGGCGAGGCGAACGATACCTCGAGCGCGTCGTAGCCGTCCCCAGAACCGCTCTCTACGGGGTACACTGTGGCAGGAGTGGCGTCGATGGCTCCTCCCGAACTGGGGGTCAGAGTCGCACTGACGTCCGAGCGTGACGCTGGGGCGGTCGCCAGGCCGTGCGCTCCGATGGTGAACGAACTGGACGAGCCGTCGCCGCTGAACGTCGCAGTACCGGTCGTGCGTGTCGGAGCCCCCTGGTTGTCTCTGAACTCGACGGTACTCTCCCCGATGTTTTCGAGGTTGAAGACACTGTCTTCTGCGTTCCCTTCGAAGTCGTTGCCGACGATAGTCACATCTCCCGTCGACCCCCACCAGCCACCGATACCGTACGGCTGTGTCTTCGACTCCTGGTTGTCCGTGGCGACACAGTTCCGGACGTTCAGATCGACGTTTCCGCCCGCGACGAAAATCCCTGCCTGAGGAAACTGCGGGTCATCCTTCTGCCCGTTGCCGTTGACCTGGCAGTTTGTGACGAGGATGTTCCGCGTATCCCCTTTCTCGAACTCTTCCTCCGTCGGCCCCCCACCGTCGGCGAGTTGCAGAAAGATCCCCCTGTTGCGGTTATGTCTGCAGATAACACTGTTTATCGTGACGAACTCGGTCGTTTGCTCCGGGTGACCGTTGACGAACACCCCATGTTGGTTCCCTTCGTATATTCCGCTATCGATGACGACGTTGCTTGACGATACTTCGACGAAGACGCCCGAGCGCGCGTTGTCCTTGGCGATCGAGTCCGCCACCAGCACGTCGTTACAGAACGCGTCGACGTCGTATCCGTCGAACCCGGTCTCGTTGGCAATACACGATGCGATGAGAGCGTCGTGAACGACCTTGAAATGTACGCCTCGAATGGCATTCGAGATCTTACAGGAGAGGACTCGCACACGCCGGGACTTGTCGTTTGCGAACGAAGAGCCAGCCGTTACGCGGATACCGTTCCCGACGAAGTTTTTGATCCGAAGGTTAGCGAAGTCGACGTCTGTAACGCCCTCGAACCAGAACGCGCTAAAGCCAGCCGATTCGTGACCACTCCGGCCGTAACCCGCTGACTCTGGAGCAGTGCCTTCGAGAGTGCCTCCCTGGATGGTGATGTTCGTCGTGTCGGTAGACGTGAACAGTGCGTTGGAAGTCGTTTTCGATAGCTCGTCCGTGGGGGTGATTCGCCCCCGAATCTCCAGCATGACGTTACTCGGGACGGTGACGGCGGTGGAGAAGGTGAAGTCGCCTTTCAGTTGCACGACCTCCTGATGTTCCCTCCCTTCGGTGAGACCGTCGAGAGCCGTCTGAATGACGGTTGCCGCGTCAGAGCCCGTCGTGATGGTCTCGGAACCGTCGGCGTAGATCGTCCCCTCGCCGTCCTTCCATACGACGACGTCAGCCGATCTGGAGGGAGTGGCTACCCTGTCGACAGCGATCGATGCAACGGGGTTCTCCACCCCGAGCTGGTCGATACCACCACGCTGACCACTGTGATCGTGGTCGTCCGGAGCGAAAGGTGCGTTCTCCTGTCGTCCTCTCGCACCGGCACTACCGATGTCGCTGCTGTGAGTTTCCGCGGTAGCGACCGTGTCATCCTCACCGCTACTCAGTAGCCATCCACCTGTGGCGGCCGTCAGAAGACCCCCGGTTTGGAGGATCGAACGACGTGTCGACGACCTTGTGGTGTCATCTCTTGACATTGCACGACCCGGTTTCGACCGGGTGCATATAAAGTTTTGCATGAGGGTACTCTAAACTTAGATACAACAATCTCGGGACAACGGTGATGGAATGCATACGATCGGCAGGGCTCCACCATAGAGCGCGAGCAGGCACGAACCAGTCGTGGAAAGAACGGTAGGTGAGTGAGCCGTCGGAGGTTTCGGTGGACGCTCGACGGAACCTTTCGAGGTTTTTGTAATTCTCACGGAGGAAGCCGACAGCGACCAGCATCGAGCGTCGATCTCCTGTTTCCCGTTCTTACGCTGGATCAGCCCGGCTGCACGAGCTTACCCGTGTAGCCAGCTATTCGGAAACGGTTCCACCGATCGTTCCCCTGTCGCCGAACTCGGTGTGAGTTTGTGCACCTTCTGCCAGCCTCTCGGAGCGCTGACGGCTGGCGTTCTTCGACCGTTTTCGAGTTAGCATGGAGCGGGTGCTGCCGAGGGTACCGAAAGACGAACACCCACCTCCTTTATACAGTTCGTCCGCGGGCACACACTATGGCGACAGCCGAGAGACGGAGTCCGAACGTGATCCTCGTCGTGACGGACGACCAGGGATTCGGTGACGTGGCACGTCACGGCAATCGGACGATAGAGACCCCACACATGGATCGGCTTCACGATGATAGCGCCCGACTCACGGACTTCCACGTCAGCCCGACCTGTGCACCGACACGGGCAGCGCTCATGACGGGGCGCTACGACAACCGAACCGGCGTCTGGCACACAGTCATGGGCCGCTCCCTCCTGGATCGGGAAGAAACGACGATGGCCGACGTCTTCGCGGAATCGGGCTACCGGACAGGCATCTTCGGAAAGTGGCATCTGGGGGATAACTACCCCTTCCGACCGGGGGACCGCGGCTTCGAGGACGTCCTCGTCCACGGCGGGGGCGGAGTCGCCCAGACGCCCGACTACTGGGGCAACGACTACTTCGACGACACGTACTTTCGCGACGGTGATCCCGAGAGCACTGACGGTTACTGTACCGACGTGTGGTTCGAAGAGGCTTCGAAGTTCATCGAGTCGAACGCCAGCGAGGACCGACCGTTTTTCTGTTACGTGCCGACGAACGCACCCCACGGCCCCTGGCAAGTGCCGGACGAGTATCTCGATCGGTACATCGACGATGTCCCCGAGGACGTCGCACGCTTCTATGCCATGATCACGAACATCGACGACAATCTGGGGCGGCTCCGCGAGCGACTCGGTGATCTCGGTATCGCCGACGAGACGGTTTTGATCTTCATGAGCGACAACGGGAGCTCCTGTCCGTACTACAACGCCGGTATGCGGGGCCAGAAGGGGTCCCCTTACGAGGGCGGTCATCGGGTTCCCTGTTTCGTTCACTGGTCGAATCGGATCGAGGACGAGACAGTGGAGACGCTGGCGGCTGGATACGACCTGTTGCCGACGCTCGTCGACCTCTGTGGCATCGAGGAGCCCGATGTCGAGTTCGACGGGCAGAGCCTGCGGCCCTTCCTAGAGGGTGCAGACACAACGCCCCCCGACCGAACCGTGTTCGTCGATAGTCAGCGCGTCGAGTGGCCCGAGAAGTGGAAAGACAGCGCCGTTCTGACCGATCGCTGGCGACTCGTTCGAGGAGAAATGCTGTACGA
This genomic window from Halococcus agarilyticus contains:
- a CDS encoding sulfatase family protein → MSSDSSQPNILYVMADDHARNAIGSYGSHLAGVTPTENIDRIAREGVRLDNCCCTNAICTPSRASILTGEYSHRNGVRTLQDSFDEERDHVAHQLRGAGYETALIGKWHLHTQPSGFDYYNVLSGQGRYIDPRLKEKGQPWDDEAYDTEDDDRGYYHTGGGEVHEGYSADVVADQAIEWLDDGRGDGDDPFFMMCHFKAPHDPWVYPDRYEDRYEGQQIPEPGSLFEDKAHRSGATRERGSTVSASNPVRNLVEDQSQDRWPTGTLDTEGMSAAEETRASYQKYLQDYLRTVAALDENVGRLLDHLDAMGLAEDTLVVYTSDQGQLLGEHDYTDKRWIFEESMGMPFLARYPGEIEPDTVAEDLVANVDFAPTFLDYAGVETPTGMQGRSVRDTLENRPDREPRDAVYYRYWMHRAHHDVPAHYGIRTDRFVLSYFYGLPLDAAGAKDDPSEPGWELYDLRDDPHQLRNVYEDPDYANVREDLTERLFDLKESLGDTDDAYPELRQRRKAGDEDRSDTP
- a CDS encoding right-handed parallel beta-helix repeat-containing protein, producing the protein MSRDDTTRSSTRRSILQTGGLLTAATGGWLLSSGEDDTVATAETHSSDIGSAGARGRQENAPFAPDDHDHSGQRGGIDQLGVENPVASIAVDRVATPSRSADVVVWKDGEGTIYADGSETITTGSDAATVIQTALDGLTEGREHQEVVQLKGDFTFSTAVTVPSNVMLEIRGRITPTDELSKTTSNALFTSTDTTNITIQGGTLEGTAPESAGYGRSGHESAGFSAFWFEGVTDVDFANLRIKNFVGNGIRVTAGSSFANDKSRRVRVLSCKISNAIRGVHFKVVHDALIASCIANETGFDGYDVDAFCNDVLVADSIAKDNARSGVFVEVSSSNVVIDSGIYEGNQHGVFVNGHPEQTTEFVTINSVICRHNRNRGIFLQLADGGGPTEEEFEKGDTRNILVTNCQVNGNGQKDDPQFPQAGIFVAGGNVDLNVRNCVATDNQESKTQPYGIGGWWGSTGDVTIVGNDFEGNAEDSVFNLENIGESTVEFRDNQGAPTRTTGTATFSGDGSSSSFTIGAHGLATAPASRSDVSATLTPSSGGAIDATPATVYPVESGSGDGYDALEVSFASPPESGDENVALRWTAELTSFWG
- a CDS encoding arylsulfatase; this encodes MATAERRSPNVILVVTDDQGFGDVARHGNRTIETPHMDRLHDDSARLTDFHVSPTCAPTRAALMTGRYDNRTGVWHTVMGRSLLDREETTMADVFAESGYRTGIFGKWHLGDNYPFRPGDRGFEDVLVHGGGGVAQTPDYWGNDYFDDTYFRDGDPESTDGYCTDVWFEEASKFIESNASEDRPFFCYVPTNAPHGPWQVPDEYLDRYIDDVPEDVARFYAMITNIDDNLGRLRERLGDLGIADETVLIFMSDNGSSCPYYNAGMRGQKGSPYEGGHRVPCFVHWSNRIEDETVETLAAGYDLLPTLVDLCGIEEPDVEFDGQSLRPFLEGADTTPPDRTVFVDSQRVEWPEKWKDSAVLTDRWRLVRGEMLYDIEADPGQAEDVADDHPDVVAELRRDYEEWWDDVGPFQGYSRIVVGTDEEDPVQLTCHDWHECETTPWNQGQILEGEAANGFWALGVANPGEYEIELRRWPAESGAPIDGLPTELTEIDYGSPGGGWTAHAESIDPDTAGILIGGTERTNPVPHETAAVTFVVDVEDGPVELQAWFEDDGEEHGAYFVSVSKV